In the genome of Juglans microcarpa x Juglans regia isolate MS1-56 chromosome 6S, Jm3101_v1.0, whole genome shotgun sequence, the window ACACGTTCATTTACGACCATTAATCAATTATGCATCATGACTTGCTTCCTCCTCAACCACAACAAcgaattaaatatatatagaagcaCCGACTTAGATCACAATACTTGAAAGTTCAAATTTTAGCGCTTGCTAGGTTAAGCTACAAATTAATGGTATGAGTACTTTAGAAacgttattttatatatttagtctTTCGTCAAGATATTATTACAACTTGATAATCATCTCTGAGTACGAATTAAGTTTGGCGTTTGCATTTTGCACACTACGAGGTGTGCTCACCAAGCAACATTAAAGCTTTTATTACATCATCACATAAACACTACGTAGGTAGGTACTAGTTCTTATATGGCGCCGGCACTGCTTCAAGGGCAGAAGGTAACCTTGTAGTTAGTCCCACCATTGCATGTAAATGTGCTGGTTTGGTCATCCTTAGGGTAACTGTAAGCATCGGGACAACGCTCTTTGAAAAATCTGGAATAGTCTGTGGGCTCGCAGCTCCCAGAATTGCAACAGTATTGATCGGTCTTGAATACAGTGCATGGATTGTTGCATCCACCGGGAGCCCTCAACTCATTGGGACATTGCCCGTTGATATCTGCAGTACATCTTATCCCACGGGTGCACCCATTAGAGGTGGGACTAAATTCCATGGGAACATTAAACCCATCCACGAGAGAGATATCAAAGAAATCCAAATTGTTAAACTGGTTTAGTGCGTATTCTGCTAGGGTGTTTGGGGGTGCACCATAGGCTTGGCATTGGAGAAGCCCACCGCAGTCACCGGTTTGGCAACTGCCGCGCCCAGCCGCATCGAAATTGCACCCAGTCCTTGGCCAAATGCGAGCCCCTGTGGTGCCTGCGCTAACATCAAGGGTCCAAGTTCCACCCCCTGGGTTGAGCTGCATGCCACCACCAGGTACAGCCCCAGCCCAAACCGTGTAGGGACAATTGTTTGTTATAACAAATGTAGCTGCATGGGCAAGGGAAAAGCAGAGAGCGTAAAGAAAGTAGCAAGTGGACAGGGTTTTGGAGAAAATCATTTTGGAGAGTACTGAAAAGATATATTTGTTCGAGTACTTTGTGCTTGTGAGGTGCATGGTGCATGGGTTTATATAGGGCAAGCTCGGTGCTAGTTGTTGAATGGTGTACAGACCTACCGACGTTATTTCCATGGAAAATACAATCcattatttaatgtttttaatgGAAGTCTTGGTAGTCTGTTTTATCTTTGGCTTGTTTCGAAGACTTGTCGACAAAtagctagaaaaaaaaaaggccataaTTATCCATCTGTCAAGTGTGAACGTCGATCCATCTCATGTTTGGTCGATCGAGAATAAATTTCGCTAGCTTGCGTATAACATTAATTCAaacatctcatattattatcttcccaaaaaaatataaaataaaatacgttTAAAAAATGTTCTGTTCTAGAAAGCGGTCGAAGAAGACGGCCATGCATTATAACTTTTGCTTTTGTGCGGTGGggagaattttctttttccaaagtAAATGTTGCTTAGTTTCCAACCTTGACTAGACTAATATCACCAGACtagtataaatttatttttttttatttttttaattatttttttaattttaaaaaataagaaaaatatatcaatagattaatagttatttttttaactattaagtaaagaaaaaaaaaatatgatatgtgaAAATGAGGTGTCAAAGtagtattttcatatatatatatataaatatttataaatatattctgGTCCATTGTCGTATAGATTGGTACGGTTTGGACAGTGacataaaataagatgagttgagataattttaaataaaaattaaaagtggaataaaatattattttttaatattatta includes:
- the LOC121237621 gene encoding protein P21-like → MHLTSTKYSNKYIFSVLSKMIFSKTLSTCYFLYALCFSLAHAATFVITNNCPYTVWAGAVPGGGMQLNPGGGTWTLDVSAGTTGARIWPRTGCNFDAAGRGSCQTGDCGGLLQCQAYGAPPNTLAEYALNQFNNLDFFDISLVDGFNVPMEFSPTSNGCTRGIRCTADINGQCPNELRAPGGCNNPCTVFKTDQYCCNSGSCEPTDYSRFFKERCPDAYSYPKDDQTSTFTCNGGTNYKVTFCP